The following proteins are encoded in a genomic region of Pyrinomonadaceae bacterium:
- the dnaJ gene encoding molecular chaperone DnaJ → MASKRDYYEVLGVSRSVTEQELKSAYRRLAHQHHPDKNQGDSEAEGKFKEAAEAYAVLSDPEQRNRYDRFGHAGVSSSAGAAWGAPGFGGIEDILGDLFGFGDVFGAGGRSGPRRSTQQRGADLRYDLEISLEQAATGMTAQLRIPKLEACESCAGAGTAPGTKPETCQTCGGAGQVRFQQGFFSVSRTCGNCRGNGQIITSPCDQCRGHGRVEREKQIEVKIPAGVETGSRLRLQSEGESGAYGGPAGDLYVVIHVAEHDLFERQGNNLYSSVPVTFAQAALGSEVQVKTLNGEDALKIPAGTQTGTVFRVRGQGMPVLGGRGRGDLFVSVSVVTPTMLTREQRKLLEQLERIETKDLEDKKLSEKVRDIFG, encoded by the coding sequence ATGGCAAGCAAACGCGATTATTACGAGGTACTGGGCGTCAGCCGCAGCGTCACCGAGCAGGAGCTGAAGAGCGCTTACCGCCGGCTCGCGCATCAACATCATCCGGACAAGAATCAGGGCGACTCAGAGGCTGAGGGCAAATTTAAAGAAGCAGCTGAGGCATACGCCGTGCTGTCCGATCCCGAACAGCGCAATCGCTATGATCGTTTTGGTCATGCCGGGGTTTCGAGTTCGGCCGGCGCCGCATGGGGAGCACCGGGTTTTGGCGGCATCGAAGACATACTCGGCGATCTGTTTGGTTTCGGCGATGTGTTCGGTGCGGGAGGCCGAAGTGGCCCGCGCCGCTCGACGCAGCAGCGCGGCGCAGATTTACGTTACGACCTCGAGATTTCTTTGGAGCAAGCCGCGACCGGCATGACTGCACAGCTTCGCATCCCGAAACTCGAAGCTTGCGAATCGTGCGCCGGCGCCGGCACGGCTCCGGGAACAAAACCGGAAACGTGCCAAACCTGCGGCGGCGCGGGGCAGGTTCGTTTTCAGCAGGGCTTCTTTTCCGTCTCGCGCACCTGCGGCAATTGTCGCGGCAACGGACAGATAATTACTTCGCCGTGCGATCAATGCCGGGGCCATGGGCGGGTCGAGCGCGAGAAGCAGATCGAGGTAAAGATTCCCGCCGGCGTCGAAACGGGTTCGCGACTGCGGCTGCAAAGTGAAGGCGAGTCAGGAGCGTATGGCGGTCCGGCTGGGGATCTGTACGTGGTAATTCATGTCGCTGAACACGATTTGTTCGAGCGGCAGGGAAACAACCTTTACTCATCCGTTCCAGTGACGTTTGCCCAAGCCGCGCTGGGATCTGAAGTGCAGGTGAAGACACTGAACGGCGAAGACGCGCTGAAGATTCCCGCCGGAACGCAGACAGGCACCGTGTTCCGCGTGCGCGGGCAGGGAATGCCCGTGCTGGGTGGGCGGGGCCGTGGCGATTTGTTCGTCTCAGTCTCAGTCGTGACGCCGACGATGTTGACGCGCGAACAGCGCAAGCTTTTGGAGCAGCTGGAGCGGATCGAAACAAAGGATCTGGAAGACAAGAAGCTGTCCGAAAAGGTTCGAGATATCTTCGGTTGA
- a CDS encoding YARHG domain-containing protein: MRSPFQLRNLTSLVLLLLAFTLASAQDYSEMKQWEAFDFASQRISAADVAKVKVDNLQLMRGVVFGKHGRIFKDWEIKTYLQSRDWYKPNPNFTNSVLNDIERDNLDVIRIAEAEHHETVQPGDMRLYQNRLLTRAKLGTHTNAEWTVLSAEIEAIHGKRFDDQPWLQQYFEERYWYKAANNYKPNLSAIEEKNLRLIDTIRRQQRRVALAPGDMELFENKLISEAMLRGLSLHELRLLRNEIYARHGRPFKTLWLQQYFGSQMWYDPKEDFKDEEVSGTDKTNVETIVAYENKLHNQLSTKPITRALLQGLFIEDVRKMRDEIYARRGKVFTNRWTQKYFESLDWYKADPNFTDASLTPIEKRNVATIAAYEKRAVSALSVIEG, from the coding sequence ATGAGATCCCCTTTTCAATTACGTAATCTGACTTCGCTCGTCCTTCTGCTGTTAGCTTTCACTTTAGCTTCAGCGCAGGACTACTCCGAGATGAAGCAGTGGGAGGCGTTCGACTTTGCTTCCCAGCGTATCTCAGCGGCGGACGTCGCGAAGGTGAAAGTTGATAACCTGCAGCTGATGCGCGGCGTTGTGTTCGGCAAGCACGGCCGCATCTTTAAAGACTGGGAAATCAAGACCTACCTGCAATCCCGCGATTGGTATAAGCCGAATCCGAATTTTACGAACTCGGTACTGAACGATATTGAGCGCGACAACCTCGACGTTATCCGCATCGCCGAGGCTGAACACCACGAGACTGTCCAGCCCGGCGACATGCGCCTTTATCAGAATCGTCTGTTGACCCGGGCCAAGCTGGGCACGCACACCAACGCGGAGTGGACGGTGTTGTCGGCCGAAATCGAAGCCATCCACGGAAAGCGTTTCGACGATCAGCCCTGGTTGCAGCAGTATTTTGAAGAAAGGTACTGGTACAAGGCGGCGAACAATTACAAGCCGAACCTTTCCGCGATTGAAGAGAAGAACCTGCGTTTGATCGATACGATTCGCCGTCAGCAAAGGCGCGTGGCGCTCGCACCGGGTGATATGGAGCTGTTTGAGAACAAGCTGATCAGCGAGGCGATGCTGCGTGGATTAAGCCTGCACGAGCTGCGCTTGCTGCGGAATGAGATTTACGCGCGTCACGGTCGTCCATTTAAGACGCTCTGGCTCCAGCAATACTTTGGCAGCCAGATGTGGTACGACCCGAAGGAAGACTTCAAGGACGAAGAAGTATCGGGAACGGACAAAACTAACGTAGAAACGATCGTCGCGTACGAAAACAAGCTGCACAATCAACTCAGCACTAAGCCCATCACCCGCGCGCTGCTGCAAGGACTGTTCATTGAAGACGTTCGCAAAATGCGCGACGAGATTTACGCTCGGCGCGGCAAGGTCTTCACCAATCGCTGGACGCAAAAGTATTTCGAGAGTCTGGATTGGTACAAAGCCGATCCAAACTTCACCGACGCTTCATTGACTCCGATCGAGAAAAGGAACGTGGCGACTATCGCCGCCTACGAGAAACGAGCCGTAAGCGCCTTAAGCGTCATAGAAGGTTGA
- a CDS encoding amidohydrolase family protein produces the protein MTAIYSARWVLPIASPAIENGAVAVAGETIAGVGTRDDLIARFPNAVATDFGPSVLLPGLVNAHSHLELTVMRGFLESEETDFFAWLRKLTVARMSMTGDDLFVSAACGAVEAARAGITCVGDSSSAATQSMKALREIGLRGIVYQESFGPDPQLADENVAKLRDQLEKMRALDSAHVRAGVSPHAPYTVSAPQLELIAQLALEEHLPLMMHAAESEAETLFMLEGAGPFAEGLRARGIDWQAQKVSTIEYLARHRVLETRPLLAHCITVDDADIETIRSAGAGVAHCPKSNAKLRHGRAPFGKFLTANLNLGFGSDSVASNNNCDIFEEARFATLLARVGRGSNPTVREGVAPQNALPDGRATAPLSAEQALFAATLGGARALGLDNQIGSLVEGMQADLIAVALDGAHQQPATNPVDALIFSSSGRDVRMTMVAGKEVYRNDSVTTTDELELQLQLQTTRQKIESSLTQ, from the coding sequence ATGACAGCGATCTATTCAGCGCGCTGGGTGCTGCCAATCGCGTCGCCGGCGATCGAGAATGGGGCGGTGGCCGTGGCCGGCGAAACGATCGCCGGTGTCGGTACCAGAGATGATCTCATCGCGCGTTTCCCTAACGCGGTGGCCACGGACTTCGGCCCAAGCGTTCTTTTGCCGGGACTGGTCAACGCTCATTCCCATCTGGAACTGACGGTCATGCGCGGCTTTCTGGAAAGCGAAGAGACTGACTTTTTCGCGTGGCTGCGCAAATTAACCGTGGCGCGCATGTCGATGACCGGTGACGATCTCTTTGTTTCCGCCGCTTGCGGCGCGGTCGAAGCAGCGCGCGCCGGAATAACGTGCGTCGGCGATTCAAGTTCAGCAGCGACCCAGTCGATGAAAGCTTTGCGGGAGATCGGACTCCGGGGAATTGTGTATCAGGAATCGTTTGGGCCCGATCCGCAGCTCGCGGACGAGAACGTTGCGAAGCTGCGCGACCAACTTGAGAAAATGCGCGCTCTTGACTCAGCGCACGTCCGCGCAGGCGTCTCGCCGCATGCGCCCTACACTGTCAGCGCGCCCCAACTCGAGCTAATTGCACAGCTCGCTCTCGAGGAGCATCTTCCGCTGATGATGCACGCGGCCGAATCCGAAGCGGAGACATTGTTCATGCTTGAGGGCGCCGGACCGTTCGCGGAAGGCTTGCGTGCGCGCGGCATTGATTGGCAAGCTCAGAAGGTTTCGACAATCGAGTATTTGGCGCGGCACCGCGTGCTGGAAACGCGCCCGCTGCTTGCCCATTGCATCACTGTCGACGACGCGGATATTGAAACGATTCGCAGTGCCGGGGCCGGCGTCGCGCATTGTCCCAAATCAAACGCCAAGCTTCGTCACGGTCGCGCGCCTTTCGGCAAGTTTCTTACTGCGAACTTGAATCTTGGGTTCGGGAGTGATTCGGTTGCCAGCAACAACAACTGCGACATTTTTGAAGAAGCGCGCTTTGCGACGTTGCTGGCGCGAGTGGGTCGGGGCAGTAACCCGACCGTCAGGGAGGGCGTCGCTCCTCAAAACGCCCTCCCTGACGGTCGGGCTACTGCCCCGCTCTCGGCGGAACAAGCCCTCTTTGCGGCAACACTCGGAGGCGCGCGCGCGTTGGGACTGGATAACCAGATTGGCTCCCTGGTAGAAGGAATGCAGGCTGACCTGATTGCCGTGGCGCTCGACGGCGCGCATCAGCAGCCGGCGACGAATCCGGTCGATGCGCTCATTTTCTCTTCTTCAGGACGCGATGTTCGAATGACGATGGTGGCGGGAAAAGAAGTCTATCGGAACGACAGCGTCACGACGACCGATGAATTAGAACTTCAGTTGCAGCTACAAACCACTCGCCAGAAGATCGAATCCTCTTTGACGCAATGA
- a CDS encoding transglycosylase SLT domain-containing protein, whose protein sequence is MKRVVIILLVLILLAGAAYLVDQYWIHRYDSLIASESARHKIDADLVWSVVYEETYFSPWKRGDKGEIGLMQVTPTVAREWVAESRAPEVPPANAADPENLLSQPERNVQIGAWYLGKFGEQYKNTPGGEARMLAAYNAGNSRVVEWARVPDGSPPLNEQQFIERIDIPSTRAYVTSILRRYREVKSAKGLAPPFQWRHE, encoded by the coding sequence ATGAAGCGCGTCGTCATCATTCTCCTCGTTCTAATTCTGCTGGCCGGCGCTGCTTACCTTGTCGATCAGTACTGGATTCATCGATACGACTCGTTAATTGCCAGCGAATCGGCGCGCCACAAGATCGATGCCGATCTCGTGTGGAGCGTCGTTTACGAAGAGACGTATTTCAGTCCGTGGAAAAGAGGCGACAAAGGCGAGATTGGACTGATGCAGGTCACGCCGACGGTGGCGCGCGAATGGGTTGCCGAGAGCCGGGCGCCCGAAGTGCCGCCGGCAAACGCCGCCGATCCCGAGAACCTATTGTCCCAGCCCGAACGCAACGTGCAAATCGGCGCCTGGTATCTGGGCAAGTTCGGAGAGCAATACAAGAACACGCCGGGAGGCGAAGCGCGCATGCTCGCCGCGTACAATGCCGGAAATAGCCGCGTGGTCGAATGGGCGCGCGTGCCCGACGGCTCGCCGCCGCTTAACGAACAACAGTTCATCGAGCGCATCGATATACCCTCAACGCGCGCGTACGTCACTTCAATTCTCCGCCGCTACCGCGAAGTGAAATCCGCCAAAGGATTGGCGCCTCCCTTTCAGTGGCGACACGAATAA
- a CDS encoding type II toxin-antitoxin system VapC family toxin, producing the protein MKPSAYLETSVIGAYLDNGEPFRRDLTIRWWEHELSQYRAVISQLVVRELERTEEPHRAAYLKLVRGLEQVELAEECAILAEGYVSRGIFHRKYIADALHVAVASFHKIDYLVTWNFGHLANVRRQARIRLFNTAAGFFVPMIVTPEFLVSEATERKTA; encoded by the coding sequence ATGAAACCGAGCGCGTATCTTGAAACATCGGTAATCGGAGCTTACCTCGACAATGGCGAGCCATTTCGTCGCGATCTGACGATTCGTTGGTGGGAACACGAACTGTCGCAGTATCGGGCGGTGATCTCGCAACTGGTCGTGCGCGAGCTTGAGCGAACCGAAGAGCCGCATCGCGCGGCTTATCTGAAATTGGTCCGCGGTCTCGAGCAGGTTGAATTGGCGGAAGAGTGCGCGATTCTGGCCGAGGGTTACGTGTCGCGCGGAATCTTTCATCGCAAGTACATCGCTGACGCTTTGCACGTCGCAGTTGCTTCGTTTCACAAAATCGACTATCTAGTTACATGGAACTTCGGCCATCTCGCGAACGTGCGGCGGCAAGCACGCATTCGATTGTTCAATACAGCCGCCGGATTTTTTGTTCCCATGATCGTGACGCCGGAGTTTTTGGTTTCTGAAGCGACTGAGAGGAAGACGGCCTAG
- a CDS encoding aspartyl protease family protein encodes MELTATLQTILFHSRVRRFALLLLFLLLAAPAFADIKKDRQKAQKSLRSGDFERAEQLYRDILKKDDRDAEARLGLSKALLKQRRLQDSFDHAARVIAVDPLSARAHSLLGAAILASGDFRLSIEEFRTALTLDGEEAMAIAGLAMVDFYENRTADALVKLRRAASIDMDEPDYVFSLGQAAARSERYKEAADAYERFLLIAPRTDSERRARIRGLIDFLRYLGQQSSLYNISGDRAVVPFEAFDNRPIIKLRINGSKTPLRFVLDTGSGMSVISEETARKIGIKSVARGGLARAVGGGGRFEIVYGYVNSIDVGDIRIENVPVYIRQFYDMQTPVDGYLGIAALARLVTAVDYGNRRMTLVRPRRVADPATAVDGQTWRDVTPGITRPGIDVTVRTTSSGFLSGEVTIEGIKKPLNFIIDTGASVSVLSERAAELDDAIDFIQEDRMRVFGAAGIAENVKIALLPKVVLGAYTREKINAAVLDLEPINETAGFQQSGILGGNFLRHFRVIFDFQRAIVRFEPLDPPRPAGEPLPQETTSTP; translated from the coding sequence ATGGAACTAACCGCAACCCTGCAAACAATCTTGTTTCATTCTCGCGTTCGTCGTTTTGCCCTCCTGCTGCTCTTCTTACTCCTGGCCGCTCCCGCATTCGCGGACATAAAAAAAGATCGGCAGAAGGCCCAGAAATCTTTGCGCTCCGGCGATTTCGAACGGGCTGAACAGCTCTACCGGGACATCCTCAAGAAAGATGATCGCGATGCTGAGGCACGTCTCGGGCTGAGCAAGGCTTTGCTCAAGCAGCGTCGCTTGCAGGATTCATTTGATCATGCGGCACGCGTGATTGCCGTCGATCCGCTCTCGGCTCGCGCGCATTCGCTTTTGGGTGCGGCGATTTTGGCTTCCGGAGATTTTCGACTTTCAATCGAAGAGTTCCGCACCGCGCTGACACTCGATGGTGAAGAGGCGATGGCCATCGCCGGATTGGCAATGGTCGATTTCTACGAGAATCGAACGGCTGACGCGCTCGTGAAGCTTCGGCGCGCTGCCAGTATCGATATGGACGAGCCGGATTATGTTTTCAGTCTCGGCCAGGCAGCCGCGCGTTCCGAGCGTTACAAAGAAGCTGCCGACGCATACGAGCGCTTTCTGCTTATCGCTCCACGCACAGACTCTGAGCGACGCGCGCGGATTCGTGGGTTGATCGATTTTCTCCGTTATCTCGGACAGCAAAGCTCGCTGTACAACATCAGCGGTGATCGCGCGGTAGTACCCTTCGAAGCTTTCGATAACCGGCCGATTATCAAACTTCGCATCAACGGATCGAAAACCCCGCTCCGATTCGTTTTGGATACAGGCTCAGGAATGTCGGTGATCTCGGAAGAAACAGCGCGCAAGATCGGCATCAAATCGGTGGCGCGGGGCGGGTTAGCACGAGCTGTCGGCGGCGGTGGACGTTTTGAAATTGTCTACGGCTACGTCAACTCGATAGACGTCGGCGACATTCGAATCGAAAACGTTCCCGTCTACATCCGGCAGTTTTACGACATGCAGACGCCGGTGGACGGCTACCTCGGAATTGCCGCGCTGGCGCGGCTGGTGACCGCCGTCGATTACGGAAATCGCCGGATGACGCTGGTGCGGCCGCGAAGGGTCGCGGACCCGGCGACGGCGGTTGACGGGCAGACATGGCGAGATGTCACACCCGGCATCACCCGTCCCGGTATAGACGTTACCGTACGCACGACGTCGAGCGGCTTCCTGAGCGGCGAAGTCACAATTGAAGGGATTAAGAAGCCTCTGAATTTCATCATCGATACCGGCGCCAGCGTGAGCGTGCTTTCCGAGCGCGCCGCCGAACTCGACGATGCGATAGATTTCATTCAGGAGGATCGAATGCGCGTTTTTGGCGCGGCCGGTATAGCTGAGAACGTAAAGATTGCGCTGCTGCCCAAGGTAGTCCTGGGCGCTTACACGCGCGAAAAGATCAACGCGGCGGTACTCGACCTCGAACCAATCAACGAGACGGCGGGGTTTCAGCAAAGCGGTATCCTCGGCGGAAATTTCCTCCGGCACTTTCGCGTCATCTTCGATTTTCAGCGCGCGATCGTGCGTTTCGAGCCGCTCGATCCGCCGCGGCCAGCCGGTGAGCCCCTACCACAGGAAACAACGAGCACCCCATGA
- a CDS encoding N-glycosylase/DNA lyase has translation MRVHEPVTIDRLHTTHQTRRKEIRARLREFDSVWQSRSDARLWEEMVYCIFTAGSSAVMGATAVTAVRPLLDSGSRAAITRALKKPPAYRFHNVRAAHIVSTRDYLRKTVSMRLRDRLNEFRDPHERRDWLARTPGIKGLGYKEASHFLRNVGFKGYGILDKHIVRCLSELGVIDSLKPPTTRNRYLEAEQRMKSFADEVGINFDELDLVLWSMRTGKVLK, from the coding sequence ATGCGCGTCCACGAACCTGTCACTATCGATCGACTACACACTACGCATCAGACGCGCCGCAAAGAAATTCGGGCTCGACTTCGTGAATTCGACTCTGTCTGGCAAAGCCGTTCGGATGCGCGCCTTTGGGAAGAGATGGTTTACTGCATTTTTACTGCCGGCTCATCCGCGGTTATGGGAGCGACTGCTGTCACCGCCGTCAGGCCGCTATTGGACAGTGGCAGTCGCGCGGCAATTACTCGCGCACTCAAGAAACCTCCGGCGTACCGATTTCACAACGTACGTGCCGCACACATCGTTTCCACCCGCGATTACCTGCGCAAAACTGTTTCGATGCGGCTGCGCGATCGTCTCAATGAGTTTCGCGATCCCCACGAGCGGCGCGACTGGCTGGCGCGGACGCCGGGAATTAAAGGGCTCGGTTACAAAGAAGCAAGCCACTTTTTACGTAATGTTGGCTTCAAAGGTTACGGGATCCTGGACAAGCACATTGTGCGCTGCCTGTCAGAGCTGGGGGTCATCGATTCGCTGAAGCCGCCCACGACCCGTAATCGCTATCTTGAAGCCGAGCAGCGCATGAAAAGTTTCGCCGACGAAGTCGGCATCAACTTTGACGAGTTAGATCTGGTACTCTGGTCGATGAGAACGGGAAAAGTTCTAAAGTAA
- a CDS encoding D-alanyl-D-alanine carboxypeptidase, with amino-acid sequence MLVNSHKRRTQDRKWWRSVATLFALILIAFSGSIAQAQPAAPTPSANVPRPTLDTRGNMDVQHAPANASVAPTAQAIALEESLTPIQGYQGVLAETLDGSTIAAQAIENKFNPASAIKLGTALAALRNFGPNHRFLTGVWASGTIDRASGTLNGDLVISGRDPSFRYEHAVMLARQLNELGIKTVTGNLIVAPGFTMNFDWSYQRSGEAFADTLDSATRPAAATRAWLDERLLVGDKQSLSSVPSVAIEGEVVIGSAPPQAKTLVTRRSSKLVDILKALLCYSNNFMADRIGETFGGPEGMRALLIDWLKLNPDEVWLASASGLGVNRVTPRAMMAILRGLREELQKHKLKLSDIMPVAGIDPGTLEDRYTDAFTRGSVVAKTGTLISTDGGASSLVGQMNTKSGRVVLFVIMNQRGSVIRFRYNQDAIVAAIQNTLGGPAPFPYRPVGLSMRLANSNYEAAKAAGEVEPHEQ; translated from the coding sequence ATGCTAGTTAATTCCCACAAGCGGCGAACTCAAGATCGGAAGTGGTGGCGGAGTGTGGCGACGCTTTTCGCGTTAATCCTGATCGCGTTCAGCGGTTCAATCGCCCAAGCTCAACCAGCCGCGCCGACCCCCTCTGCCAATGTCCCTCGGCCGACGCTCGATACGCGCGGCAACATGGATGTTCAGCACGCGCCGGCGAACGCGTCAGTCGCGCCGACTGCTCAGGCCATAGCACTCGAAGAGTCCCTGACACCGATTCAAGGCTACCAGGGTGTGCTGGCTGAGACCCTTGACGGGAGCACGATTGCCGCTCAAGCGATCGAAAATAAATTTAATCCGGCCTCAGCGATCAAACTGGGAACGGCTTTAGCAGCGCTCCGGAATTTCGGACCGAACCATCGCTTTCTTACAGGCGTGTGGGCGAGCGGGACAATTGATCGGGCATCGGGAACGTTGAATGGGGATTTGGTAATCAGCGGACGCGACCCATCTTTCCGTTACGAGCACGCAGTGATGCTGGCGCGGCAGCTGAACGAACTGGGAATCAAAACTGTCACGGGAAATCTGATCGTCGCACCAGGCTTTACGATGAATTTTGACTGGTCGTACCAGCGATCGGGTGAAGCCTTTGCCGATACGCTTGATTCGGCTACACGTCCGGCCGCAGCCACGCGCGCATGGCTGGACGAGCGATTGCTGGTCGGTGACAAGCAGAGTCTCAGCTCAGTGCCGAGTGTTGCGATCGAAGGAGAAGTTGTCATTGGCTCCGCTCCACCCCAGGCCAAGACGCTCGTCACGCGCAGATCCAGCAAGTTGGTCGACATTCTCAAAGCATTACTCTGTTACTCGAACAACTTCATGGCTGACCGTATTGGAGAGACCTTCGGCGGTCCGGAAGGTATGCGCGCGCTCCTGATTGATTGGCTCAAACTCAATCCGGATGAAGTGTGGTTGGCTTCTGCGAGCGGCCTCGGCGTCAATCGCGTCACGCCGCGGGCCATGATGGCGATTCTGCGCGGGCTGCGCGAGGAACTGCAAAAACACAAACTGAAATTGTCTGACATCATGCCGGTGGCGGGAATCGACCCCGGCACGCTCGAAGACCGCTACACTGATGCGTTTACGCGCGGCAGCGTGGTGGCGAAAACCGGAACGCTGATCAGCACTGATGGCGGCGCCAGCTCGCTGGTAGGACAAATGAATACGAAGAGCGGTCGGGTCGTTCTGTTCGTCATCATGAACCAGCGAGGCAGCGTCATTCGTTTCCGCTACAACCAGGATGCGATCGTAGCCGCGATTCAAAATACACTCGGTGGGCCGGCGCCCTTTCCTTATCGTCCGGTGGGGCTGTCGATGCGGCTCGCGAACTCAAACTACGAAGCCGCAAAGGCGGCCGGCGAAGTCGAACCACACGAACAGTAA
- a CDS encoding sigma-54 dependent transcriptional regulator: MPDILLVEDKESLRRVLRMTLENAGYSVTEAADARAAIDEIGRIPHKIVLTDLRMPNGSGIDVLHASKNADSDVPVIVMTAYGSIDEAVQAMKDGAHDFLQKPVDSNHLLLLVERALEQSRLRTENLLLREEWSKRYGFPRIIGESEAIKRAVGETQRVATTDATVLLLGESGTGKELFARAVHHLSNRRDKPFVAINCAAIPETLIENELFGHERGAFTGAGERRLGKFELAGGGTVFLDEIGELPLAVQGKLLRAIEEKSVDRIGGKAPIPVDVRIVAATNKDLRAAVEQGEFRGDLFFRLAVFPIDIPPLRDRGEDVVLLAHHFAAQLGKELRGREATLGDRSLAALRAHGWPGNVRELENAIERACILADGAGLEPTDLGFGSEQSWDVKALGFDTAGTLGEAADRAVRLVERQKIKETLAAHNENKTAAAEALGVSYKTLLTKIKEYNL, from the coding sequence ATGCCTGACATTCTTCTCGTCGAAGACAAAGAGAGCCTGCGGCGCGTCTTACGCATGACGCTTGAGAACGCGGGCTACTCTGTGACCGAAGCCGCCGATGCGCGCGCGGCCATCGACGAGATCGGACGCATCCCTCATAAAATCGTTTTGACCGACCTGCGCATGCCGAACGGGTCAGGCATTGATGTGCTGCACGCCTCAAAGAACGCGGACAGCGACGTGCCGGTGATTGTGATGACGGCGTACGGCTCGATCGATGAAGCCGTGCAGGCAATGAAGGACGGCGCGCACGACTTTCTGCAAAAGCCTGTCGATTCCAATCATCTACTACTGCTGGTTGAGCGGGCGCTCGAGCAATCGCGTTTGCGGACTGAAAACCTTCTGCTGCGGGAAGAATGGTCGAAGCGCTATGGCTTTCCACGCATCATCGGCGAGTCGGAAGCGATCAAGCGCGCCGTCGGTGAGACGCAGCGCGTAGCGACGACTGACGCCACCGTTTTATTGCTGGGCGAATCGGGCACGGGCAAAGAACTGTTCGCGCGCGCGGTTCACCATCTTTCCAATCGTCGCGACAAACCCTTTGTCGCGATCAATTGCGCGGCAATTCCCGAGACGCTAATCGAGAACGAACTATTCGGTCACGAACGGGGCGCGTTCACCGGCGCCGGCGAACGACGGCTCGGGAAATTCGAACTGGCCGGCGGTGGTACGGTTTTTCTCGATGAGATTGGCGAGCTCCCACTGGCGGTGCAGGGAAAACTTCTGCGCGCGATTGAAGAGAAGTCAGTAGATCGCATCGGCGGCAAAGCCCCGATTCCGGTTGACGTCCGGATTGTCGCGGCGACGAACAAAGACTTGCGCGCCGCGGTCGAGCAAGGAGAGTTCCGCGGTGATCTGTTCTTTCGGCTAGCCGTTTTTCCGATCGATATTCCGCCGTTGCGCGATCGGGGCGAGGATGTTGTTCTGCTCGCGCACCACTTTGCCGCACAACTTGGGAAAGAATTGCGGGGCCGGGAAGCAACGCTCGGCGACCGGAGCCTCGCCGCCTTGCGCGCACACGGATGGCCGGGAAATGTTCGCGAACTCGAGAATGCGATCGAGCGCGCGTGCATTCTGGCGGACGGCGCCGGCCTCGAGCCTACTGATCTCGGATTCGGGAGCGAGCAATCCTGGGATGTAAAAGCCCTCGGCTTCGACACTGCTGGAACTCTGGGCGAGGCGGCTGATCGTGCGGTGAGATTGGTTGAGCGGCAAAAGATCAAAGAGACTCTCGCGGCGCACAATGAAAACAAGACGGCCGCGGCCGAAGCGCTCGGAGTGAGTTACAAAACGCTCTTGACGAAGATTAAGGAGTACAATCTCTGA